In the genome of Zobellia nedashkovskayae, the window TTTACCGCAACGGGTTCTGCAAATGTTTTTGAGCTAGGGGATATACCAACTGAAACGGAACCATTAGTCGTTCAACTTGTTCAAACTACATCTTCGGGCTGTAGTGAAGTAGGTGCCATAATAGAAGCAACTGTTACAGGAGGAACGGAACCATATATCTATGAGCTTTATGAAGCCAGCAGCAATTCCCTAATTAAAAGTGGAGCAATAAATGTTTTTGAGAATGTATCTATGGGCACCTATTATGTTAAGGTAACAGATAGCAACTCAATTCAAGAGCTAAGTAATTCCCTTTCAATTACAGAATCAGAAGCAATTTCAGCAATGGTTACTGTTAATGACATATCCTGTGAAGGTTATGATAACGGTTCAATTTCTATTCAGGCATTAGGAGGTTTTGCGCCTTTACAATATAGTATTGGAGGTGGGGAGTTTTATTCTGAGCCAAATTTCGAAAATCTTGCTTCTGGTACTTACGATGTTGTCATTCAGGATACTAATGGGTGTACCTTTCATCTGTCCGCTAGTATAGCTAAAGAGACTGGTTGTTCCAACTTTACCTTACCTGCTAACAATTTTACGATAGAAACTACAGGTGAATCTTGCGCATCTAGTAACAACGGAAGTATTGTTGTAAGCGCTTTAGAAAAACTTGATTATACTGCAACTTTAAGCGGTGGAATGGTTAACGAATCTAAAGTATTTGAAACCTTCACTAGTTTTAAAAACTTGCAAGCAGGATCTTATGATGTCTGTCTTACGGTTGCAGGTGAAGACGATTTTGAAAAATGCTTTACGATACAAATTACGGAACCAGATACTTTAAAAGTAGACTCTAAGACAGATGCTACGGGTAAATTGGTTTCCTTGAGTCTTAAAGGTAGTTCTAGTTATTTTATCACTGTAAACGAAAAAGAATATTCCACCACAGAAAATGAAATAACGTTACCACTCTCTGAAAACGAAAATAACATCACGGTTAAAACGGACTTGGAATGCCAAGGAGTGTTTGAAAAAACCATAATGGCTACTACGGAGCATGTATCCATTTTTCCAAACCCAATTGAAAAAGGAGATGTAAGTATTTTTCTTCCAACGATTAACGCAGACCAAGAAATACTGATTACCATGTTCTCGCAAAGTGCCATACGTGTATTAGAGCAAATGAAAAAAGCGGATGGAAGAATTGTAAAGATTAATATGGATAATCTACCAACTGGGGTCTACACTATTATAGTTACTTCTGAGTCACAGAACAGCACACACAAAATCATTAAAAAATAAGAGTTTATATGAATTTAAAAATCTGTTTGTCATCGTTAATACTCTTGGGTTTTCTGTCTTCTTGTTCTTCAGATTCTTCGGATGATTTACCGGAAGCTGTGATTGAAGACCCTGTTTCGTCTTTGTTAGTTTTTCCTGAAAATCATACAGAATGTAATGAAGGAACAGTGGTAAGCGATACCCAAAGTAAGGTTACTTTTCTTTGGAATGCCTCAGAAAACACAGATTCTTACGAGCTTTTTTTAACGAAAGTTGAAACTAGTGAGGTTTCAAATTTTGATGTGATTGCTAATTCAAAAGTAATTAGCCTTGAAAGAGGCACAAGCTATGAATGGTACGTCATATCAAAATCTTTAGAAAGTGCAGTAACGGCAAAGAGCGAAACCTATGAATTTTTTAATGCGGCTCCAGGAATCGTAAGCCATGTGCCCTTTTCTGCGGAAGCAACGGCTCCTGAAAACAATTCAATTATAACGGCTATTGCTGGAAAGATAACTCTTAATTGGGAGGCTACGGATATTGATAATGACATAAAGGATTATGAAGTTTTTTTTGGAGTGAATAAAGAAGAATTGGAAAATAAAGGAGTGCAATCAGTTTCTAATATAGAAGTAGATGTAGTTTCTGGATTTACTTATTATTGGATGATTAAGACAAATG includes:
- a CDS encoding fibronectin type III domain-containing protein; translated protein: MNLKICLSSLILLGFLSSCSSDSSDDLPEAVIEDPVSSLLVFPENHTECNEGTVVSDTQSKVTFLWNASENTDSYELFLTKVETSEVSNFDVIANSKVISLERGTSYEWYVISKSLESAVTAKSETYEFFNAAPGIVSHVPFSAEATAPENNSIITAIAGKITLNWEATDIDNDIKDYEVFFGVNKEELENKGVQSVSNIEVDVVSGFTYYWMIKTNDENNNTSTSELFSFTAN